One Rhododendron vialii isolate Sample 1 chromosome 2a, ASM3025357v1 genomic region harbors:
- the LOC131317743 gene encoding pentatricopeptide repeat-containing protein At3g22150, chloroplastic, which translates to MSSSALPLPLSSSSSSITHTTSNHSHHHGYSSSSSSNLSFQRQTQTPHTKQLSSHKPYSSPSDPPTHQPRKTIRYRLSQLCHQGQPHLARQLFDAIPQPKTVLWNTIIIGFICNGMPDEALRFYSRMVSTPSNAFCDFYTYSAVLKACADARQLSIGKAVHCHVLRSRLESRSRIVYNSLLNMYCTCLSSANDEKGYVDDLVCRVFGSMRRRDVIAWNTMISWYVKTERFEEAFRNFWMMMKIGIKVTVVSFVNVFPAVSRMGSVRRADLLYGFLLKLGSKYANDPFALSSVIFMYADLGCLDLARNVFDQSLERNTEVWNTMIGGYVQKNNPVEAINLFLKALASEQTILDEVTFLSALTAASQLQRLDFAQQLHAYLMKNSAVSHIMILNALIALYSRCNLVDISFQIFSRMCKRDAVSWNTMVSAFVQNGLDDEGLMLVHEMQQQGFTIDSVAVTAQLSAASNLRNLEIGKQTHAYILRHAIEFEGMESYLIDMYAKSGLIKSAQGLFEMCSTYGKDQATWNAMIAGNTQNGQIEQAFTTFRQMFEQNIVPNAVTIASILPACQSVGIVSLGKQLHGFAIRNCLDHNVFVGSALIDMYSKSGAIIYAENVFFISPEKNSVTYTSMILGYGQHGFGEKALSLFYSMKESDVRPDGVTLVAILSACSYSGCVDEGLQIFESMEREYGIRPSCEHHCCITDMLGRVGRVVEAYEFVKELGEEGNNFRILGSLLAACRNHGEFELGKNVANKLLQMERGKGLSGYHVLLSNIYAEEGNWEYVNRIRKGMREKGLTKDVGCSWVDVAGRVNSFVSRDQKHPRCDEIYETLEQLALKMKDAGYRPGLGSEIGTIPEFVE; encoded by the coding sequence ATGTCGTCCTCTGCTCTACCTCTGCCActctcatcctcctcctcctccataaCCCACACTACTAGTAATCACAGCCACCACCATGGTTActcatcctcctcctcatcaAACCTCTCATTTCAAAGACAAACCCAAACACCACATACCAAACAATTATCCTCACACAAACCGTATTCTTCCCCATCCGACCCACCAACCCACCAACCCAGAAAAACCATCCGGTACCGTCTCAGCCAGCTCTGCCACCAGGGCCAACCCCACCTCGCCCGCCAACTGTTCGACGCAATTCCCCAACCGAAAACCGTGCTCTGGAACACAATCATCATTGGGTTTATTTGCAATGGCATGCCAGATGAAGCCCTGAGGTTCTACTCCCGAATGGTGTCAACTCCAAGTAATGCCTTTTGTGATTTCTACACTTACTCTGCAGTCCTCAAGGCTTGTGCTGATGCTCGGCAACTTAGCATTGGTAAAGCTGTTCACTGCCATGTTTTGCGTTCTCGTTTAGAGAGCCGTAGTAGGATTGTATATAATTCTCTGTTGAACATGTACTGTACTTGTTTGAGCTCAGCCAATGACGAAAAGGGTTATGTTGATGATTTGGTGTGTCGAGTGTTTGGTTCTATGCGTAGACGAGATGTGATTGCTTGGAATACTATGATTTCTTGGTACGTAAAAACAGAGAGATTTGAAGAGGCATTTAGGAATTTTTGgatgatgatgaaaattggaataAAAGTGACTGTTGTGAGTTTTGTCAATGTTTTTCCGGCCGTTTCGAGGATGGGGAGCGTTAGGAGAGCAGATTTGCTCTACGGTTTCCTTCTTAAATTGGGAAGCAAGTATGCTAATGATCCGTTTGCGTTGAGTTCGGTAATTTTCATGTATGCTGACCTTGGTTGCCTTGATCTTGCTAGGAATGTTTTTGACCAGAGTTTGGAGAGAAATACAGAGGTTTGGAACACCATGATTGGTGGATATGTTCAGAAAAATAATCCAGTTGAAGCAATTAATCTTTTCCTTAAAGCTTTGGCGTCAGAACAAACTATTCTTGATGAAGTTACTTTTCTCTCAGCATTAACTGCAGCTTCACAGTTGCAGCGGTTGGACTTTGCTCAACAGCTTCATGCATATTTAATGAAGAATTCAGCGGTATCACATATCATGATACTGAACGCATTGATTGCCTTGTATTCAAGGTGCAATTTGGTTGATATATCCTTTCAAATTTTCAGTAGAATGTGCAAAAGAGATGCTGTTTCTTGGAATACCATGGTTTCTGCTTTTGTGCAGAATGGGTTGGACGATGAGGGGTTGATGCTTGTGCACGAGATGCAACAGCAAGGGTTCACGATTGATTCTGTAGCTGTAACTGCTCAACTTTCAGCAGCATCAAATCTCAGGAACCTGGAAATTGGGAAGCAAACCCATGCTTATATTCTCAGGCATGCCATTGAATTTGAAGGAATGGAAAGTTATTTGATAGATATGTATGCTAAATCAGGTCTGATTAAATCTGCACAAGGATTGTTTGAAATGTGCTCCACATATGGTAAAGATCAAGCTACATGGAATGCTATGATTGCTGGGAATACCCAGAATGGACAAATTGAGCAGGCTTTCACCACCTTTAGGCAGATGTTCGAGCAAAATATAGTACCTAATGCAGTAACCATAGCATCGATTCTTCCTGCCTGCCAGTCAGTGGGAATTGTGTCTCTAGGCAAGCAACTCCATGGCTTTGCCATTCGCAACTGTTTGGACCATAATGTCTTTGTGGGCTCTGCTCTCATAGACATGTACTCAAAATCAGGTGCAATCATTTATGCTGAAAATGTGTTTTTCATATCCCCTGAAAAGAATTCTGTTACATACACCAGCATGATATTGGGGTACGGTCAACATGGTTTTGGCGAGAAAGCTCTTTCACTATTCTACTCTATGAAGGAATCTGATGTTAGACCTGATGGTGTTACCTTAGTAGCTATCTTGTCAGCTTGCAGTTATTCTGGGTGTGTTGATGAAGGCCTTCAAATATTTGAGTCAATGGAGAGAGAATATGGAATTCGACCTTCATGTGAGCACCATTGTTGCATCACAGACATGTTAGGGAGAGTTGGGAGGGTGGTGGAAGCTTATGAGTTTGTCAAAGAATTGGGTGAAGAAGGTAATAACTTCAGAATTTTAGGATCCCTTCTCGCGGCTTGCAGAAATCATGGAGAGTTTGAATTAGGAAAAAATGTTGCAAATAAGTTGCTTCAAATGGAGAGGGGAAAGGGCTTGTCAGGTTATCATGTTTTGCTGTCAAATATATATGCCGAGGAAGGGAACTGGGAGTACGTCAACAGAATCAGAAAAGGCATGCGGGAAAAGGGTTTGACAAAGGATGTTGGCTGCAGTTGGGTTGATGTGGCTGGTCGTGTTAACTCTTTTGTGTCTAGAGATCAAAAGCACCCTCGGTGTGATGAAATATATGAAACATTAGAACAATTAGCCTTAAAGATGAAAGACGCGGGTTATAGGCCTGGCCTTGGTTCAGAAATAGGCACGATACCTGAGTTTGTGGAATGA
- the LOC131317532 gene encoding NAC transcription factor 29-like, producing MTVPKGYRFRPTDQELLLKYLEKKCSNEALPCDVVIDREIYGDKASWQNFTDEDPWEISKTKDMKTDLWKIEGTIYVFTTLIKASQNRIARKAGCGSWHGETAREEVKNGKCAIGYKTTLYFEIAADEPIAMEGPVEKGHWIMQEYSLRDGNTDKSTGKYVLCRIKRFDSKYTKFRKPAKRVRTEVMQEKKMECDITAAPDTEVVPFSKDQQFVQDQSFLMSDDANELTVEELEAIWEQEEQGSYSPWHCDNSALVPLDSNTVTSNTNFHMPAAYLDNSVPVVEQQRGFGLDCNAFGNISSTPKNDWVQYSNPSHIGAQNLSNTETWLSAELLPSDQESEGFLFPNSMFHAIAEPSPIFSFSNDLFLDQQKNNMSEHLPSIWW from the exons ATGACTGTACCAAAAGGCTATCGCTTTAGGCCTACAGATCAAGAACTCCTTCTAAAATATCTCGAGAAGAAGTGTTCGAACGAAGCCCTGCCTTGTGACGTCGTTATCGATCGCGAGATTTATGGCGACAAAGCCTCATGGCAGAATTTCACCGACGAAGATCCCTGGGAGATATCCAAAACCAAAGACATGAAGACAGATTTATGGAAGATAGAAGGTACAATCTACGTTTTCACAACCTTGATCAAGGCCAGCCAAAACAGGATTGCAAGAAAAGCTGGTTGTGGCTCTTGGCACGGAGAGACCGCTCGTGAAGAAGTTAAGAACGGTAAATGTGCAATAGGGTACAAGACAACGTTGTACTTTGAGATTGCCGCCGACGAACCTATTGCAATGGAAGGGCCTGTGGAAAAAGGCCACTGGATCATGCAAGAGTACTCTCTCCGCGATGGCAATACTGATAAAAGTACAGGCAAATATGTTCTTTGCAGGATAAAAAGATTCGACTCAAAGTACACCAAG TTTCGAAAACCCGCAAAGCGTGTTAGAACTGAGGTTATGCAAGAAAAGAAGATGGAGTGTGATATTACTGCGGCACCGGATACAGAAGTAGTTCCCTTCTCAAAAGATCAACAATTTGTGCAAGATCAGAGTTTTCTAATGAGTGACGATGCGAATGAGTTAACCGTTGAAGAACTTGAAGCTATTTGGGAACAGGAGGAGCAAGGAAGTTATTCACCTTGGCATTGTGATAATTCTGCACTTGTTCCATTGGATAGCAATACTGTAACGTCAAATACAAACTTTCACATGCCTGCAGCATATCTTGACAATTCAGTTCCGGTAGTGGAGCAGCAACGAGGTTTCGGGCTTGATTGTAATGCATTTGGAAATATCTCTTCGACTCCCAAAAATGATTGGGTACAGTATTCGAACCCCTCTCACATAGGGGCGCAAAATTTGTCAAATACAGAAACCTGGTTGAGTGCGGAGCTTCTTCCAAGCGATCAAGAGAGTGAAGGGTTCTTGTTTCCAAACTCCATGTTTCATGCCATAGCAGAACCATCACCGATATTCTCTTTTTCCAATGATTTGTTTTTGGATCAGCAGAAAAATAACATGTCAGAACATCTTCCCTCAATATGGTGGTGA